TGCGACGCCCGGATGAACTGATCTCCGCGATTTCGATGCCCATCCGCAAGTACGATTTTTCCGTCTTCCACAAGGTCGGCGCTCGCCGCGCACAAGCGATTACAAAGATCGGCGTCGCCATCACACGCGAGTCTGAAGCCCCCTCCCTGGGGGAGGGGGTTGGGGGAAGGGAGAATTTCCACCCCTGGCGCGTCGTCGCGAACAGCGTCTCCGCGACCGTGAAGCGCTGCACCGCGGTCGAGCAACTGCTGCAATCGAATTCGCCCGTTCGAAAGCCCGAAGATTTTCTGCCCGCCCTCGCGAGCGACGTCTCCCCGATCGACGACATCCGCTCGACCGCCGACTACCGACGCACAGTGCTCGCCCGGCTTCTCTACCATTCTCTCCGGAACGTCGCACCCGCCGTGACCTGATCGCATGGACGAAGACCGCCTCATTCTCCGCACGGCCGCCGAACTCGCCGAAGCCGGTGAAGAGTTCGTCCTCATCACCGTGACCCGCACGCAGGGAAGCACGCCCCGCGCCGCCGGCACCAAGATGATCTGGAGGCCGCACCCGGCCGACGCGCCCGCGAGAGAGTCCGCCGCGCTTCCCAACAGTTCATTCGGCACCATCGGAGGCGGACAATTCGAGCACCTCGTACTCGAGGCCGCGCGCGAGTGCCTGCGAAAGCGCACCCATCTGACCGAGCGGTTTGTACTCGGCGCCGAGGCCGAGCAGTGCTGCGGCGGCGTCATGGAAGTCTTCCTCGAATACCACGGCAGCCCGGCGCGTGTCGTCATCTTCGGCGCCGGGCATGTCGCGCAATCGCTCTCGCAAATCCTCGCTCCTACTCCGCTCGCCGTTTCGATCGTCGATGATCGCCCCGAATGGAATTCGGCCGAGCGCTACCCCGGCGCGCAGCGAATCACCGACTGGTCGCAAGGAATCGACGCTGCGACAAGTCAGCCGGAGTCCACGCTCGCGCTCGTGATGACCTGCTCGCACGACACCGACTTCAAAATCCTTCGAGGCCTGCTGCGAGAGACGCTCCCGGCTTTCACCGGACTCATCGGCTCAAAGAGCAAGCGCGCCTGCCTCTTCGGCCGGCTCATCGCCGCCGGAATCGATGAATCTCTCGTGCGCCGCGTCCGCTGTCCGATCGGCGTCGGCGATACCGGCAAGGAACCGCACGCCGTCGCCATCTCGGTCGCGGCACAATTGCTCCTCGAAGCGCGCGCCCTAAGCCGCACCGCTCTTCCCGCCGATGCACGCTCCGCGAAAGCATGAACACTCCGGCGCTGATTCTCGCGGCAGGAAAGGGCTCCCGGATGGGAACCCCCAAAGCGCTGATGATGTGTGCCGATCGACCGTGGTGGGAAATCCAGGCGACTCGGCTCCGCGAAGCCGGAATCACAGCGCGCTGGGTCGTTTCACCTGAAGTGCTCGCCCGGCTAGATTCCGGCGTCATCGGACCGGGAGATTTGATCAAGTCCGATTCCTCCCTCCCGATGTTCGCGAGCGTCCGCACCGGCATCGATTCATTCCGGGCGAGCCCGCCCGATGGTGTCTACATCCTCCCGATTGATGTCCCCGCCTCGCGCCAGGGCGCGCTCTGGCGCTCGCTCCGAGGTGCCCCCGCGCCGGTCGCGCCTCTTTTCGAGGGCAAGAAGGGTCATCCGATTTATGTTCCGTGGACGTGGATCACATCGACATTCGATCCCGCCGTTGCCGCCGCAAAGAAGCCGAATCAGTTGCGGCTGGATGAATTGCTCCGTCCCTCTCTGCTCGAAATCTCCGTGAACGATCCCGTGGTTGCGTGTAATCTGAACACGCCGGACGATCTTCGCCGCTTTCTTGAATCGCCGACCTCGGGACTATCCGCGTGAGTTCTGCTTCCACATCTCTCCCCGCCGGGCCGATCACGCCCGAATTGCTCGCGGTCGCGCGGGGCGATGCGCCCACCGATCTGCTGCTCTCAAACGCCAAGGTGATCAATGTCTTCAACCGCTCGATCGAGTCGGCCAGCGTCGCGATCCATCGGGATCGCATCGCCGGAGTCGGGGACTACGCCGCGGGCAAGGAAGTCATCGACCTCAAGGGCGCCTTCGTCGCGCCCGGCTTCATCGATGCCCACATGCACGTCGAATCGACCAGCCTCCCGCCGTCGCAATTCGTAAGGCTCGCTCTCCCGCACGGCACGACCGGCGTCGTCCTCGACCCGCACGAAATCGCCAACGTGCTCGGCATCCCCGGCATCCGCTACATCATGGACGACGCGGCCGATCTGCCCATCAACGCCATGTTCGCGCTCTCGTCGTGCGTTCCTTCTTCCCACCTCGAGACTTCGGGCGCTCGCCTCGAGGCATCCGATCTGGCTCCCCTCTTCGACGATCCGCGTGTCGTCGCGCTCGCCGAGATGATGAACTTCCCCGGCGTCGTTCACGCCGATCCGAATGTGCTCGCAAAGATCAATCTGGGCCTCGATCGCCGCATCGTCGACGGCCATTCTCCCGGATTGAAAGGCAAGCCGCTCCAGGCCTACATCGCCGCGGGCATCTCTTCCGATCACGAGTGCACCACCGCAGCCGAAGCGCTCGAAAAGCTCTCCCGCGGCATGCGCATCTACATCCGGGAAGGAAGCGCCGCGCGAAATCTCGAAGCACTGCTCCCCGCCGTCAAGCCCGAAACCCTCGCTCGCTTCTGCTTCTGTACCGACGATCGCCACCCCGGCGACCTCGCCGACGAAGGTCACATCGATCACATCGTGCGAAAAGCCATCGCGCTCGGGCTCGACCCGATCGCCGCGATCACGATCGCGACGCTCAACCCCGCGATGCACTACCGCCGACGCGATCTCGGCGCGATCGCTCCCGGCTATTTCGCCGATCTCATCGTCTTCGATGATCTTCGCGAGCCGCGACCTCGCCAGACCTATTTCCATGGACGGTTGACCGCAAGAGACGGCGTCTTTGTGGATGCGGCCATGCCCCCGTCGCCGCGCCCCAAACCGCCGGTCTCACCGCTCCGGCTTCCAGCGCTCTCGGAAGATTCGTTCGCGATTCCTGCCAAGTCCGGCACGCAGCAGATCCGCGTCATCGGAATGGACCCGCACCAGCTTCTGACGACGAATCTCATCATGCCGCCGAAAGTCATCGACGGCAAGTATGTCGCCGATGTCTCGCGCGACCTGCTGAAACTCTGCGTCGTCGAGCGCCACCGCGCCAGCGGCAACATCGGCCGCGGATTCATCACCGGCTTCGGCCTCAAGGAAGGCGCGATCGCTTCCACCGTCGGTCACGATTCGCACAACCTCGCCGTGCTCGGCACGAACGACGCCGACATGCTCGCCGCGGCACGCGCGCTCGAAGCCTGCGGCGGAGGCCAGTGCGCCGTGCGAAACGGAAAAGTTCTCGCCCTCTTCCCGCTCCCCATCGCCGGCTTGATGTCCGATCAGCCGGCGACGATTGTGATTCAGCAGCAACGCGCCCTCATGGCCGCGGCACAATCCCTCGGTTGCCCGCACCACGATCCCTTCATGCCCCTCTCGTTCATGCCGCTCCCCGTCATCCCTTCGCTCAAACTCTCCGATCTCGGACTCGTGGATGTCGACCAGTTCAGGGTCGTCCCCCTCGAAGTGCCTCTCTGAAGCCCCCTCCCGGAGGGAGGGGGTTGGGGGCGGGTGCCCCATTTTTAATTCCTGATTTCTCACTCTCTGCATCTCATGAAAACCACACTCAGTGCATCCGCTCTCTCTCCCACACTCTCGCAGCTCGCGACATCCAACTCCGCCTATGCCAAGGTCTATCCGGGCGAACCGATCGATCGCCAGCCCGTGCACACGATCTACGGAGGCGGGCACCTTTTCAAGAAAGACACCGCCCGCCGTCTCGGCGATGTCGCGCTCGCGTCTCTCCGCGACTACGCCCCGGACTTCGCGACCTTCGCCCGCGCGATCGGTCTCCGCGGCAGCGAATCGCTCCCCGAAACCTCCGGCGCCGCCGCCGCAATCGACGCCGAGTTCCAGCGCGATCCTTCCGGTGCTGCAAAAGCGAACCCGCATGCCGCGTTTGCTCGCGTCGTCTACAACCGCGTCGTCGATAAACTCACCCGCGAACCCGCCGAAGATTTCCGCATCGACTTCGAAGATGGATACGGCGTGCGCACCGATGCGGATGAAGATGCCCACGCCCACCAGGCCGCGCTCGAAACCGCGCTCGGCATGAAGGAGGGCACGCTGCCTCCCTTCATCGGAATCCGCATCAAGAATTTCGGCCCCGACACCCACGCCCGCGGCATCCGCACGCTCGACATCTTCCTCACCGCGCTCTCCGAAGCGACCGGCAAGAAACTCCCGCCCAATTTCGTGGTCATGCTCCCCAAGCTCGTCTCGGCACAGCAGGTCGCGACAATGGTCGAAATTCTCGAGCAATTCGAAAAAGCAGGGCTCTTTCCCGTAGGCTCACTCAAGATGGAGTTCATGGTCGAGACGACGCAATCGGTGATCGACACGCGAGGCATCTGCCCGCTCCCCGATTTCGTGCGCGCATCCAAAGGCCGCTGTATCGCCGCGGCGCTCGGCGTTTACGACTACACCGCGAGCGTCGGCGTCACCGCGCAGGAACAAAAGATCGATCACCGGGCCTGCGATTTCGCGCGCCACGTGATGCAGGTCTCTCTCGGCGCAACCGGCCTTTATCTCTCCGACGGCGCGACCAACATCATGCCAAGCGCTCTGCATGTCGCCCCCGAAGGCGGCGCGCTCACGCCGCAGCAGACCACCGAGAACCGCAGCGCCGTTCACTCCGCCTGGAAACTCAACTTTGCACACGTCCGCCGCTCGCTCGCACACGGCTGGTACCAGGGCTGGGATCTCAACCCGGCGCAGCTCCCGATCCGCTACGCCGCGGTCTACTCGTACTTTCTCGAATACCTGCCCGACGCGACCGCCCGCCTCCGCAACTTCGTCGAGAAGGCCGCACGCGCAACTCTCGTGCGCGGAGCCGGCGGCGCGGGAGGCGGCAGCGTCTTCGATGACGCCGCAACCGCGCAGGGCCTGCTCACGTTCTTCATCCAGGGTGTGCGCCGCCAGGCGATCAGCCCGCAGGAACTCGCCGCAACCGGCTTGACGACCGATGAAATCCGCATGCGCTCGTTCATCGAGATCCTGCGCAAGCGCAGCGGCATCAAATAGCGCCGGTTCGAAGCGCGGTCACTTCCGCTCGATCGTCGCCTCGATCAATCCGTACGGCTCATCGGTCGGGACGAAAATCTCGTTGGGGTTTTCCATCCCGAACGGCTTGAGATTCACGAGCAGGCAGTGGATGTTCGGCAGGCTCAGCCGGATGTTGCCGATCGATTCGCACCGATCGATCGCGGCTTTCCCCATCGCGAACAGCGTCTGTTGCACCGATTCGCTCTTGTGATCGGCGAACGTCTCGATGATCGCACCGCGGATCCGCTCCCGCGCCGCGCCGAAATCCGCGCGCTCCGAGGTGTACTTCCAGTTCGCTGTCACGCTCGTCGCAAAGATCCGATCGCGCGTCTCGGGCAACGTGGTGTACGCATCCTTCAGGTACCCCGAGAACGCCGAGTCGGTCGACTTGAGCACAAGCAGCTTCTCGATTCCCCCCGCAGCGCCGATCGCGCCGCCCCGATCAAACGACACTTCGCACGTTTGCCTTTCTTCCGTTCCCTTCGTGAACGCGTGCGGATGCTCGCGACCGTTGATCGTCATCCGCTCCCACGGCACCTGCGCGATGCGCACCCGCGCGCGCTGCACCGGTGCTGTTTTCTCGACGAAGTGCTTTGCGAGATGCATCGCGAAGCCCTCGATCGTGTCGAGCGGATGATTCTTTCCGAGCGCGTAGACCGTGTTCTTCATCGTGTCGGTAGGAAGACACTTGGAGTTGTCGCCCGCGAGGTGGATCGCATCGAAATCTCCCTCGAGCGCGATGTCGACACTGATCTCGCGCACGGTGTGCTTCGCACCGTCGCGCGAGACTTTGACCAGCCGGACCTTGCTCTTGCCGTAGTTGTTGACGCCCAGCACCGCGCTCATCATCACATCTCCTGCATCTTGTACACCGCGCTGCATCCCGCGCTGCGCCTTACGTTCCCCTGTACGTGCTGTATCCGAACGGGCTCACCAAGAGCGGCACGTGGTGATGACGCGCCGAATCCACAACCCGGAACACGACGGTCACGCTCGGAAAAAAAGTCGTCACGCCCGACTTGGCGAAGTACGCCTCGGTTTCGAACGTGAGTCGGTAGGTCGCGAGTTCGAGTGAACGCCCGCTGGAAAGAAGCGACTTCGCCCGCCCGTCGGCATCGGTTCTTCCTTCGCCGAGCTTCTCCCAGCTTCCCGGCGCGGCCTCTCGCTCGAGCACTACGCGCACGTCAACGCCGGGCGTGCCTTTCGAAGTGTCGAGTACATGTGTGCTGATTCCGCTCATGATTCCACCAGCTTTTCCAGCCTGATCCGGACGATCCTGCTCTGCTCCTGTGCCGCGTTCTTGAGTTCGGTCGCGCCGTCGTTGCTCATGCGTTTTTTCAGACTGTCCAGCATTTCCTGACCGGTTTTTCCGGTTGCGCAGATCAGAAAAACGTGGCCGAACTTTTTCTCGTACTTCTCGTTTCCTTCGGCGAATTCCGCTCTCACCCGCTCGCTCGCGCCGGCCATGCCGCTTTGTTCTTTCGAGCTCTGCGTGGCGGTTGCGGCGAATTTCGCTTGTGCGAGATTGCGCTCGCCGATGCGCGGGTGATGCGAGAACGCCTCGAGCCAATCCTTTGTTTCGAGGCCGAACCAGACGCGGTCGGCCTCTGCGAAGAGTTTACCAGAATCGGCGAAGGGCCGCAAGCTGAGCATTTGGTCTACCCACTTGCACGAACCGCACACGGAATGCAGCGCGGCACGCGCGGATTGCTCATCCATCGCGTTCAATTTCGCGAGCCCCGTTGTAGCGCCTGATTGGAATTGAGCATCTGCCACCGCTGGCTACTCCGTGATTCCAAAGAGTCGAAGTCGGCTGATGCCGCCATCGGGGAAGATTTTCAATCGCGCGTGCGTGCAGGACTTCCCGGCGGCGCGGAGTTCGCTTTCGTAGAAATGCTGTTCGCTCGCTCGCAGCTTGGTTCGCGGGAGCAGCGTCTCCCACTGCTGCAACGCGGGATCGAAAGCATCGCCCGCGCGCGCATCGCAGATCTCGATTTCGCAGCTCTCGGGGAAGTTGCCCTTGAAGTGATTGGTATCGACTTCCACTTTTTGGACTCTGCCTCGGTGGCCAAGCTGCACGATGCACCAATCGAACTCGCCGCCTTTGAGCCCGCGCTTGCGGCGGGTTTCCCAGCCGTCGCCCATGTTGGCGCTGCGGCCGGGCATGATCAGATTGTGGCGCGAGCCGAAGTGCATGTCGTTGCAGGCGATCACGAGCGCGCCGTTTTCCGCGCCGGCGAGATCGACCACTTTGCCTCGGAGCGCCTGCCAATCCGGGAGGACGGTTCCGTGCACGCGGAAGCGCGCGACGCCTCCATCGGGGAAGATGTTGAGGCGGACGTGCGTGAAGCGCTTGCCGCCTGCGGCGTCATTCGCGGGGATCAGGTGTTCGCTGTCGGGATTGAGCGTGGCGCGATCGGTCACCTGGACCCAGCGCGTGTCGGGGGAGAGGAGGCGATCAACGCCCGGGTCGCCGTCGATCTCGACCGCTTCGACGGTGCAACTCTCGGGCTGATTGCCCTTGAAGTGTCCGGTGTCCACGTTGACGCCCCGGATGATGCCGGGTCTGCCGAGCGCGATGATGCACCAATCGTGCCCGGCGACGCGCTTGCGCCGGCTTTCCCAGCCGTCCATCCACTTGCCGAATTCGGTGTACTTGTCGGCGATCCAGATCGCGCGACCCGGCTTGAGCAGGTTTTCCTTGCCCGCGAAGAACTCGTCGCTGGCGATGAGCGCTTTGCCGCCCATCCGCGCCGACGCCAGGTCGATGAGATCGGAAAAGTCTGCTACGCCCGCGATCGCTTGACCCATCTTCCGGTTGCCTCTTTCGCGAATGCACGCCCGCCATCGAGCCCCGAGCCGAAGCGAATATTGCCGCTCGAAAACACCTGTTTTCCTCGGATGAATGTCGCGTGCACAACACCTTTCACGTTCCGCCCATCATACGGCGTGGCCTTGTGGCGATGTTCGAGTTCGCTGCCGCGGATGGTCCACTCGGCTTCGGGATCAACAACGATCAGATCGGCATCCAGGCCGGGCGCGATCTTGCCTTTTTGATCTTCGATGCCCGCGAGCTTCGCGGGGGCTTCGCACATCCAGCGCGCGAGATCGACGAGTGTTCCGCCGCGCGATTGGGCGCCGGCCCACACCGCCGGGAACTGAGCCTGCAGGCCCGCGATTCCGCCCCATGCTTTGGCAAAGTTGCCCTCCTGAAGGCTCTTGAGTTCGGCGGGGGCGGGCGAGTGGTCGGAAGCGATGAGGTCGAGCGTGCCATTTTCAAGGGCGCGCCAGAGCGCTTCGCGGTGCGCGGATTCGCGGATGGGCGGCGCGCACTTGAACTCGGTCGCGCCGTCGGCGATTTCCTCTGACGCGAAAGAGAGGTAGTGCGGGCAGGTCTCAGCGGTGAAGCCGCGGAGTGATTCCTTTGCGCGCGCAATCGGTGCGATGGAATCTCCCGACGAAACATGGACGATGTGCGTGCGACAGCCGGTCTGGCGGCACAGCTCGACCATCATCTCGATCGCGCGGGTTTCGGAGATCGAGGGGCGCGAAGCGAGATACTTGCGGTAGCTGCGCGGATCGGACTCGAGCCCGCTGGGCCCGCGCGCGGCCTCGATCGCGGGCGGGTCTTCCGCGTGCACAAGCAAAGCGCCGGCGTGCGCGCCATCGCGGAGGGCCGCGATCAGCGGCATCGCCGACTCGAGATCGCGGCGCGTGACGTTCGGAAACTCATCGATTCCGGAGTGGATCGTGAAACACTTGAAGCCGAGCACCCCGGCGTTCCAGAGTTTCTCCAGTTCGCCGGTGTTGCCGGGAACCACACCACCCCAGAATCCAAAGTCGCAGGCGCACGTCCCCGAAGCGGACCGAAGTTCGCCCTCGAGCGCTTCGACGCTGGTCGCGACGGGCGAACAGTTCAGCGGCATCACGATGATTGTGGTGACGCCCCCGGAAACCGCGGCCTTGCCGGCGCTCGCGAAGCCTTCCCATTCGGTGCGACCCGGCTCGTTCACGTGCACGTGGGCATCGACGAGTCCGGGCATCAGGGCGAGTTGCCCGATATCGATCGAGCGGATGCCCTGCGGCGGGTTGCGGCCGGCGCGGACTTCCGCGATGCGCTCGCCACGCACAATCACCGTCGCGGGGGCGATTGCTCCATCGCGCACGACGCGCTCGCTGAAAATCGCGAAGGGTTCTTCGTTCACGACAAGAGAATAACCGGGGAAAGAGAAGAAGAAAGGCGGTCAACTCAAAGGGCTCGAAGGGCTCAAAGGGTTCCGCGTCTCTTTTCTCCACTCCGCGCAGCTCTGCTTCCTCCGCAGCTCCGCGTTCTCTCCGACTTCTCAACGCAACCCATCGCCCGCATCGGGCCGGCCCTGTACGATCGTGGCGTGACACCCCGCCCGCACTCGCTGCCGCTGCTGAAGGACTTGCCGCTGAGTGCGGCGCCGCGCGCCGATGCGGGGGAGGCTCGGGAACTGCGGGATTCGCACGGACGCACGATCCACGACCTGCGTCTTTCGATCACCGATCGCTGCAATTTCCGCTGCATCTACTGCATGGAGCCGGATGTCCGTTTCTTTGCGCGCGAGCAACTTCTTTCGGTTGATGAACTTGTTCGCGTCGCATCGATCTGCGAGTCGCTGGGGATTCGGCGGCTGCGGTTGACCGGTGGCGAGCCGACGCTGAGGCCGGAGCTGGACGAGATCATCGAGCGGGTCGGCGAATTGGCCTTCGACGATTTCTCGATGACGACAAACGGTTCGCTCATTGAGCCGGCGCGGCTGCGGCTGTGGAAGGCTTCGGGATTGACGCGCCTGACGTTCAGCCTCGACAGCGCGGACGAAGCGACGTTTGCCTCGATGACGCGTTCGCGTTCGAAGATCTCGGATGTCTTCGGTGCGATCGCGGCGGCAAACGTAGCGGGGCTCGGGCCGGTCAAGGTCAACGCGGTGGTGATGCGGGGGAAGAATGAGGATCAGATGGCGAGGCTCGCGCGGATTGCCGCGGAGGGCGGATTCGAGATGCGGTTTATCGAATTCATGCCGCTTGATTCAGGGCACGCATGGAACCGGGCGCTGCTGGTGCCGGCATCGGAAATCCTGGAACTGCTGCGGGGAGAGGGAGACATCACGGCGCTCGATCGCGCGCGGCCGAGCGAAACGGCGGAGACGTTTCTGTTCACGCCCCGAGGTTCGCGGCATACCGCACGCATCGGGATCATCGCGCCGGTCACACGCTCATTCTGCGGCAGTTGTTCGCGACTGCGCATCACGGCGGACGGCAAGGTTCGGCCGTGTCTCTTCAGCCTGCGCGAGTTCGATGTGCGGTCTTTGCTGCGTTCGAATGCGGAGGACGCGATACTTGAGCAATTCCTGATCGATGCAACGTGGACAAAGCAGGCGGGGCACGGAATTTCGTCGCCGGATTTTGAGCAGCCTTCCAGACCGATGTCCGCGATCGGGGGGTAAGGCGTTCAACTCAAAGGGTTGAAAGACAGGAGAGAACGCGGAGTTGCGGAGTTTGCGGAGTTGCGCGGAGGGGAAGAAAAGAGAATAGATAGAAGAGACTGAGAGGAGACGAAAGGCAGTCAACTCAAAGGGCTCGAAGAGCTCAAAGTGTTGAAAGGCAGGAGAGAACGCGGAGTAGCGGAGTCTGCGGAGTTGCGCGGAGCGGGGAAAGAGACGAGAGAAGAGAGACGAAGCGAAAGAAACGAAGAGGACTAAGGACGAGGAGAGGCGGCACGCTCAGCGGGTGATGGCAATCGGTCGGCCTGGCTGAAGCGACAGGCGGATTCCTTCCCAGACGAGAGCGGTGCCGGCGACGACGAGGACGATTGCGAGCAGACGGCGGATTGTCTGGCCACCGAAGCGACGAGCGCCGAGGTAGGAACCGGCCAAGCCGCCCGCGGCGGCGGCGATGCACCACACCCAGATCTCGGAAGGTGGGTGCATGCCGCTCTTGATTGCGCCGGAGAGTCCGGCGATCGAGTTGACGAGGATAAAGAGCACGCTTGCCGCGGCGGTTTCCTTGGCGGTCGCCCAGCGGCAGAGCAGGAGGAGAGGGCTGAGGAAGATGCCGCCACCGGTGCCGGTCAAACCGGAGGCGAGACCGAGCGCGCCGCCCGCGCCGAGCGCGATGGGAATCGGGGGCGGGTGTGCCGCGGGTTCGTCGCGCTTGAGCGACCCGATCCACAACCGCCACGAACTGAAGAGGAGGATCGCACCGATAAGCGGCTTGTAAATCTCTGGGGGCAGATTCACTGTGCCCCCGATGTATGCGAAGGGGACGGACATGAGCGCGAAGGGCCAGAACGATCGCCAGCGGAAGTGGCCCGCGCTTATGAACTGAACAGTGCCGATCACGGCAACCACGATGTTCAGGGTCAAGGATGTCGGCTTCATCACTGCCGCCGACATCCCCCACAATCCCATCACGGTTAGATAGCCGGACGCGCCGGCGTGACCGACGGATGAATACAGAAAACCGACGAGAAGAAAGAGCGCACCGAGAATCCAGATGTCCGCGGTCAACGCTTGGCCTTTCGCTTGCTCTTCTTTTTCTTCGAGGGTGCAGGCGTTCTCGATCGGGCTTCGGCGAAGACGGGTTTCTTCCAGATTGGCACGTCGCGTTTCATGCGGTCGATGAATTCGCCGGTCGCTTCGAGCGCCTCGGCGCGGTGCGCGCTCTCCACGACAAGCCGGAATGAGACTTTGCCGACGCCCACTTTGCCCTTGCTGTGCCAGACCGAAACATCGAGCACGCCGAACTCTTTCTGCATGGCCTCGGCGAGGAGCTGAAGCTGCTTGCTCGCCATGGGTTCGTAGACCTGATAGTCGAGTGAGCGGATTTTTTTTCCCGCTTCTTCGGCACGCACGACTCCTTCGAAAACGACGAACGCGCCGGTTCCTTTTCCGACCGCCAGGCGGGCCGGCTTGAGCGCGCCCCTCACGATTTCAACGTAGACGCTCATCCCCCGCTCACCATCCCGATCAGCGCCAGCTCGTCCTTCGAGCCGACGACTTCGTTTCCGGAGGCGAACGCGTGATTGACCGCGAGCCTCGCCCCCTTTAATTCGGGCCACTTGTCTTCCAGCACCCGCAGGATTTCTCGAGCGCGTGCCGGGCTGTTCACTTCGACCTCCACGCTCTCTCTCCCCAGCTTCGCCTGTTCGCTGCCGAATAGAAAGACTCGAACCTTCATGGCTTCAGTGTAATGTCCCGTCTCCTGATTCGCGAAAATGCTCTGCATGTCTACCAAAGAGACTCCATTTCGTTTCAACTCTCCGGCGGCGGCACTCGGGGAATTGCTGCGCAGGCTCCCCCGGGTTTCGCAGGAGCGTGTGGC
The DNA window shown above is from Phycisphaeraceae bacterium and carries:
- the alc gene encoding allantoicase, whose amino-acid sequence is MGQAIAGVADFSDLIDLASARMGGKALIASDEFFAGKENLLKPGRAIWIADKYTEFGKWMDGWESRRKRVAGHDWCIIALGRPGIIRGVNVDTGHFKGNQPESCTVEAVEIDGDPGVDRLLSPDTRWVQVTDRATLNPDSEHLIPANDAAGGKRFTHVRLNIFPDGGVARFRVHGTVLPDWQALRGKVVDLAGAENGALVIACNDMHFGSRHNLIMPGRSANMGDGWETRRKRGLKGGEFDWCIVQLGHRGRVQKVEVDTNHFKGNFPESCEIEICDARAGDAFDPALQQWETLLPRTKLRASEQHFYESELRAAGKSCTHARLKIFPDGGISRLRLFGITE
- the ade gene encoding adenine deaminase, which produces MSSASTSLPAGPITPELLAVARGDAPTDLLLSNAKVINVFNRSIESASVAIHRDRIAGVGDYAAGKEVIDLKGAFVAPGFIDAHMHVESTSLPPSQFVRLALPHGTTGVVLDPHEIANVLGIPGIRYIMDDAADLPINAMFALSSCVPSSHLETSGARLEASDLAPLFDDPRVVALAEMMNFPGVVHADPNVLAKINLGLDRRIVDGHSPGLKGKPLQAYIAAGISSDHECTTAAEALEKLSRGMRIYIREGSAARNLEALLPAVKPETLARFCFCTDDRHPGDLADEGHIDHIVRKAIALGLDPIAAITIATLNPAMHYRRRDLGAIAPGYFADLIVFDDLREPRPRQTYFHGRLTARDGVFVDAAMPPSPRPKPPVSPLRLPALSEDSFAIPAKSGTQQIRVIGMDPHQLLTTNLIMPPKVIDGKYVADVSRDLLKLCVVERHRASGNIGRGFITGFGLKEGAIASTVGHDSHNLAVLGTNDADMLAAARALEACGGGQCAVRNGKVLALFPLPIAGLMSDQPATIVIQQQRALMAAAQSLGCPHHDPFMPLSFMPLPVIPSLKLSDLGLVDVDQFRVVPLEVPL
- a CDS encoding NTP transferase domain-containing protein, which gives rise to MNTPALILAAGKGSRMGTPKALMMCADRPWWEIQATRLREAGITARWVVSPEVLARLDSGVIGPGDLIKSDSSLPMFASVRTGIDSFRASPPDGVYILPIDVPASRQGALWRSLRGAPAPVAPLFEGKKGHPIYVPWTWITSTFDPAVAAAKKPNQLRLDELLRPSLLEISVNDPVVACNLNTPDDLRRFLESPTSGLSA
- the xdhC gene encoding xanthine dehydrogenase accessory protein XdhC translates to MDEDRLILRTAAELAEAGEEFVLITVTRTQGSTPRAAGTKMIWRPHPADAPARESAALPNSSFGTIGGGQFEHLVLEAARECLRKRTHLTERFVLGAEAEQCCGGVMEVFLEYHGSPARVVIFGAGHVAQSLSQILAPTPLAVSIVDDRPEWNSAERYPGAQRITDWSQGIDAATSQPESTLALVMTCSHDTDFKILRGLLRETLPAFTGLIGSKSKRACLFGRLIAAGIDESLVRRVRCPIGVGDTGKEPHAVAISVAAQLLLEARALSRTALPADARSAKA
- the moaA gene encoding GTP 3',8-cyclase MoaA, translating into MTPRPHSLPLLKDLPLSAAPRADAGEARELRDSHGRTIHDLRLSITDRCNFRCIYCMEPDVRFFAREQLLSVDELVRVASICESLGIRRLRLTGGEPTLRPELDEIIERVGELAFDDFSMTTNGSLIEPARLRLWKASGLTRLTFSLDSADEATFASMTRSRSKISDVFGAIAAANVAGLGPVKVNAVVMRGKNEDQMARLARIAAEGGFEMRFIEFMPLDSGHAWNRALLVPASEILELLRGEGDITALDRARPSETAETFLFTPRGSRHTARIGIIAPVTRSFCGSCSRLRITADGKVRPCLFSLREFDVRSLLRSNAEDAILEQFLIDATWTKQAGHGISSPDFEQPSRPMSAIGG
- the uraH gene encoding hydroxyisourate hydrolase; translated protein: MSGISTHVLDTSKGTPGVDVRVVLEREAAPGSWEKLGEGRTDADGRAKSLLSSGRSLELATYRLTFETEAYFAKSGVTTFFPSVTVVFRVVDSARHHHVPLLVSPFGYSTYRGT
- the pucL gene encoding urate oxidase; translation: MMSAVLGVNNYGKSKVRLVKVSRDGAKHTVREISVDIALEGDFDAIHLAGDNSKCLPTDTMKNTVYALGKNHPLDTIEGFAMHLAKHFVEKTAPVQRARVRIAQVPWERMTINGREHPHAFTKGTEERQTCEVSFDRGGAIGAAGGIEKLLVLKSTDSAFSGYLKDAYTTLPETRDRIFATSVTANWKYTSERADFGAARERIRGAIIETFADHKSESVQQTLFAMGKAAIDRCESIGNIRLSLPNIHCLLVNLKPFGMENPNEIFVPTDEPYGLIEATIERK
- the allB gene encoding allantoinase AllB, encoding MNEEPFAIFSERVVRDGAIAPATVIVRGERIAEVRAGRNPPQGIRSIDIGQLALMPGLVDAHVHVNEPGRTEWEGFASAGKAAVSGGVTTIIVMPLNCSPVATSVEALEGELRSASGTCACDFGFWGGVVPGNTGELEKLWNAGVLGFKCFTIHSGIDEFPNVTRRDLESAMPLIAALRDGAHAGALLVHAEDPPAIEAARGPSGLESDPRSYRKYLASRPSISETRAIEMMVELCRQTGCRTHIVHVSSGDSIAPIARAKESLRGFTAETCPHYLSFASEEIADGATEFKCAPPIRESAHREALWRALENGTLDLIASDHSPAPAELKSLQEGNFAKAWGGIAGLQAQFPAVWAGAQSRGGTLVDLARWMCEAPAKLAGIEDQKGKIAPGLDADLIVVDPEAEWTIRGSELEHRHKATPYDGRNVKGVVHATFIRGKQVFSSGNIRFGSGLDGGRAFAKEATGRWVKRSRA
- the uraD gene encoding 2-oxo-4-hydroxy-4-carboxy-5-ureidoimidazoline decarboxylase — its product is MADAQFQSGATTGLAKLNAMDEQSARAALHSVCGSCKWVDQMLSLRPFADSGKLFAEADRVWFGLETKDWLEAFSHHPRIGERNLAQAKFAATATQSSKEQSGMAGASERVRAEFAEGNEKYEKKFGHVFLICATGKTGQEMLDSLKKRMSNDGATELKNAAQEQSRIVRIRLEKLVES